The nucleotide window AACAGTGTCTGATTACAGTTCTGTTTTCTGGTTGCAGATGGAGTTGGCCAATGGGACCATAGTTGAGGAATTCATTCTGCTGGGTTTGGGGGCTGGGCAGCAGAAGCGGTTCCTGCTCCTTATCTTTTTCACTGGACTCTACGTGATCACTTTGGCCGAGAACATCACCATTATCATGCTGGTACGTGTAGATGCCCAGTTGGCCCGGCTGCCTATGTACATCTTACTCAGCAACTTCTCCTGGCTGGAGATGTGCTACGTGTCCACCACTGTGCCTCGCATGCTCTTTGATCTGACGTTCCCTTATGGCATCATCTCCTTCCAAACCTGTTTCCTCCAGTTCTACATTTTCTTCTCACTTGGCGGCACTGAATGTTTCTTTCTCTCCGCCATGGCCTTGGATCGATACCTGGCCATATGCCAACCGCTACGCTACCCGCAAATTATGTCTCCAAATTCCTGCTATGCCTTGGTGGCTGCTTGTTGGGTCCTTGGCTTCCTGTTGTACATTGCCCCGGTGACTTTGATCTCCAAGTTGTCCTTCTGTGGCCCCAACATCGTTGACCACTTCTTGTGTGATCCTAGGCCCCTTCTGTCTCTGGCCTGCCCCCCGCTCAGAAAAGCACCTTTTGTCTGTCAGTTTACCATGAATGTCCTGGTTATCGTAGGCAACTTTTCCTTTGTTCTGCTATCCTACGGCACTGTAATTCTAACACTGATGAAATCTTCTAGCCAAGGGAGTCGTAGAAAGGCCTCCTCCACCATATTTTTCCACCTAGTGGTTGTGACACTTTTCTACGGGTCAGTGG belongs to Rhineura floridana isolate rRhiFlo1 chromosome 11, rRhiFlo1.hap2, whole genome shotgun sequence and includes:
- the LOC133367410 gene encoding olfactory receptor 11G2-like codes for the protein MELANGTIVEEFILLGLGAGQQKRFLLLIFFTGLYVITLAENITIIMLVRVDAQLARLPMYILLSNFSWLEMCYVSTTVPRMLFDLTFPYGIISFQTCFLQFYIFFSLGGTECFFLSAMALDRYLAICQPLRYPQIMSPNSCYALVAACWVLGFLLYIAPVTLISKLSFCGPNIVDHFLCDPRPLLSLACPPLRKAPFVCQFTMNVLVIVGNFSFVLLSYGTVILTLMKSSSQGSRRKASSTIFFHLVVVTLFYGSVVGMYVTLGGESQSDAAKTVTVFYTTVTPLLNPLIYCLRNDKVKEALGRLLRRRGRWPRRKVAM